One window from the genome of Clarias gariepinus isolate MV-2021 ecotype Netherlands chromosome 15, CGAR_prim_01v2, whole genome shotgun sequence encodes:
- the LOC128542938 gene encoding claudin-34-like, which yields MPYLAHTAHAQFVGLWVSATGWILTIVTVGLVEWRVWEVSDLSVISSGLAWVGIWRVCFFSNVLVTSQYEVVYCQRMQLTDAYTPSEIAAAQVLMLLAFILGLFGNSSVIYGLRNVYFGVDETRSITLAFSFGGGLLLLAGVTSLIPLFWNLNAVVTNQTINFPPNFYMPPAPHDQYVGPGIAVGIFASIMVVLSGTVFLCYKLPEGLSTKISPSRTKGNSCGLIETGMADHMKSKQMIVQSRKNFSGIDNRAFQSQKDG from the coding sequence ATGCCATACCTGGCCCACACTGCACACGCCCAGTTTGTGGGGCTCTGGGTGAGTGCCACTGGCTGGATCCTCACCATCGTGACTGTAGGCTTGGTGGAGTGGAGGGTTTGGGAGGTCTCCGACCTGTCTGTCATCAGCTCTGGCCTGGCCTGGGTGGGCATCTGGAGAGTGTGCTTTTTCTCCAATGTGCTTGTCACGTCTCAGTACGAGGTCGTTTACTGCCAGCGGATGCAACTGACAGACGCTTACACACCTAGTGAGATTGCTGCAGCTCAGGTGCTCATGCTGCTTGCATTCATCTTGGGACTTTTTGGCAATTCCAGTGTTATTTATGGACTCAGGAATGTCTACTTTGGAGTTGACGAGACCAGATCGATCACTCTGGCTTTTTCTTTTGGTGGGGGACTTTTGTTACTTGCTGGTGTGACTTCATTAATTCCTCTTTTCTGGAACTTAAACGCTGTGGTGACTAACCAGACCATCAACTTTCCACCCAACTTCTACATGCCCCCAGCTCCTCATGATCAATATGTTGGTCCTGGTATCGCTGTTGGAATTTTTGCTTCCATCATGGTGGTGTTGAGTggaacagtgtttctgtgttaCAAGCTGCCAGAAGGACTGAGTACCAAAATCAGTCCTTCAAGGACAAAGGGAAACTCCTGTGGACTGATTGAAACTGGGATGGCAGATCATATGAAATCCAAACAGATGATAGTGCAAAGCAGAAAGAACTTCAGCGGTATTGACAACCGTGCATTCCAGTCGCAGAAGGATGGCTAA
- the LOC128543275 gene encoding putative claudin-24 yields MDSGVCVLELLGVFFSLSAWLFSLTTTLLSQWLTLSTDLLPAESYELGLWGTCVVQELGILECRPYDSLLGLPPDIRLARILMCATLATGLMGISFAIPGIYLVNGCKGTETMREKRTLKIMGGVLCFAAGIMGLVPVSYVAHLTVLRFFDESVPDVVPRWEFGQALFWGWTAAFLHIVAGSLLITSCIWLQNVPCPLPEALPLQGGHVSPKLSPARRTEYV; encoded by the coding sequence ATGGATTCAGGAGTATGTGTTCTCGAGCTTCTTGGTGTCTTCTTTTCTTTAAGCGCCTGGCTCTTCTCACTGACCACCACTTTGTTGTCCCAGTGGCTCACACTGTCCACTGATCTTCTACCTGCCGAGAGCTACGAGCTGGGATTGTGGGGGACATGTGTGGTGCAGGAGTTGGGTATTCTGGAGTGCCGGCCGTATGACAGCCTCCTCGGACTCCCACCGGATATCCGCTTGGCTCGAATCCTTATGTGTGCCACCTTGGCTACCGGTTTAATGGGAATATCTTTTGCAATCCCAGGTATCTACCTGGTCAACGGCTGTAAAGGGACCGAGACAATGAGAGAGAAGAGGACGCTAAAGATAATGGGGGGAGTGCTTTGCTTTGCTGCAGGAATCATGGGTTTGGTTCCCGTGTCCTATGTAGCCCACCTGACTGTTTTGAGATTCTTTGATGAGTCAGTTCCTGATGTGGTTCCACGCTGGGAGTTTGGTCAGGCACTGTTCTGGGGATGGACTGCAGCGTTTTTGCACATTGTCGCTGGATCATTGCTAATTACCTCTTGCATCTGGCTGCAAAATGTGCCTTGTCCACTGCCAGAGGCTCTGCCACTTCAAGGAGGACATGTCAGTCCTAAACTTTCTCCAGCGAGGAGGACAGAATATGTTTAA